A portion of the Lolium rigidum isolate FL_2022 chromosome 1, APGP_CSIRO_Lrig_0.1, whole genome shotgun sequence genome contains these proteins:
- the LOC124663941 gene encoding uncharacterized protein LOC124663941 isoform X2, with the protein MPMRDAARAACLSRTFLHFWTYYPNLTLDWKTLCSKGHGGNLSCKIDSIIRNHSGIGLKILKLNLSDDDCTFPHINSWLQFAVTPGIEELTLKLYKKYNFPCSLLSDGVRNSIQYLQLGSCTFRPMAELGPLRTLRSLHLCSVRTTGDELGCFISNSPALEQLTLYDCKEINFLKIPCMLQRLTCLTVVGCWRLEVIDIKASNLSSIDVSGENIKLSLREALCMKDLRMRCPKVVCYALAELPSIMPNLETLSLGSDDEVVNTPMLPTKFIHLKHLSIQITGETFSPSYDYFYLVSFLDASPSLETLFLDVSQEYLEHESVFGGPSHLRQMPENHHVCLKRVEIIGFNSAKSLVELTCCIVKNAVSLEFLMLDTIRGSHMRCGENSNKKCWPISKSVLKEASRTVVAIRRFIEDEVPPTAKLSVLEPCTRCHSSG; encoded by the exons ATGCCAATGCGTGATGCTGCTCGTGCTGCTTGCCTTTCTCGCACCTTTCTACATTTCTGGACATACTATCCCAACCTCACCTTGGACTGGAAAACGCTTTGCTCCAAGGGACATGGAGGAAATTTGAGCTGCAAAATTGACAGCATAATTAGGAACCACTCCGGAATTGGCTTGAAGATATTGAAGCTTAATTTAAGTGATGATGACTGTACCTTTCCTCATATCAACAGTTGGCTCCAGTTTGCTGTTACACCAGGGATTGAGGAGCTCACCCTTAAGCTATATAAAAAGTACAACTTCCCATGCTCACTTTTATCTGATGGAGTTAGAAACTCAATTCAGTATCTTCAACTTGGCTCTTGTACCTTCCGTCCCATGGCTGAACTTGGCCCCTTGAGAACCCTAAGAAGTTTGCATCTGTGTTCTGTGCGTACTACTGGGGATGAATTAGGGTGCTTTATTTCCAACTCCCCTGCTTTGGAGCAGTTGACACTTTATGATTGCAAGGAGATAAATTTCCTAAAGATACCTTGCATGCTGCAGCGGCTCACCTGCCTGACTGTTGTTGGATGCTGGAGGCTTGAAGTGATAGACATCAAAGCTTCAAATCTCTCCAGTATTGACGTTAGTGGAGAAAATATTAAACTCTCACTCAGAGAAGCATTGTGCATGAAAGACTTGCGCATGCGCTGTCCCAAAGTCGTCTGTTATGCGCTTGCCGAGCtgccgtccattatgccaaatcttgagactCTTAGTTTAGGTTCAGATGATGAG GTGGTTAATACACCGATGCTGCCTACCAAATTCATCCACCTCAAGCACCTGAGTATTCAAATTACAGGAGAGACATTTTCGCCATCCTATGATTATTTTTATCTGGTTTCTTTCTTGGATGCATCTCCTTCCTTGGAGACTTTGTTCTTGGAT GTATCTCAGGAATATTTGGAGCATGAATCAGTTTTTGGAGGTCCCTCACATTTGAGGCAGATGCCTGAGAATCACCATGTCTGCCTGAAGCGTGTGGAGATCATAGGGTTCAACTCTGCAAAGAGCTTGGTTGAGCTAACATGCTGCATTGTCAAGAACGCAGTCTCACTTGAGTTCCTTATGTTGGACACCATTCGTGGTAGTCACATGCGTTGTGGAGAAAATAGTAATAAAAAGTGTTGGCCCATTAGTAAGTCTGTTCTCAAGGAAGCCTCTAGAACGGTCGTGGCTATAAGAAGGTTCATTGAGGATGAAGTCCCGCCTACAGCTAAGCTTAGTGTTCTGGAGCCTTGCACACGGTGTCATTCGAGTGGATGA
- the LOC124663941 gene encoding putative FBD-associated F-box protein At5g56820 isoform X1, with amino-acid sequence MKRKQKRRRRQVLARNGLIGTVNRRKDSPYQHIGDGDSQNGETLTYSIPYLPENIWHRIHSLMPMRDAARAACLSRTFLHFWTYYPNLTLDWKTLCSKGHGGNLSCKIDSIIRNHSGIGLKILKLNLSDDDCTFPHINSWLQFAVTPGIEELTLKLYKKYNFPCSLLSDGVRNSIQYLQLGSCTFRPMAELGPLRTLRSLHLCSVRTTGDELGCFISNSPALEQLTLYDCKEINFLKIPCMLQRLTCLTVVGCWRLEVIDIKASNLSSIDVSGENIKLSLREALCMKDLRMRCPKVVCYALAELPSIMPNLETLSLGSDDEVVNTPMLPTKFIHLKHLSIQITGETFSPSYDYFYLVSFLDASPSLETLFLDVSQEYLEHESVFGGPSHLRQMPENHHVCLKRVEIIGFNSAKSLVELTCCIVKNAVSLEFLMLDTIRGSHMRCGENSNKKCWPISKSVLKEASRTVVAIRRFIEDEVPPTAKLSVLEPCTRCHSSG; translated from the exons ATGAAGCGCAAGCAGAAGCGGCGTCGCCGCCAAGTCCTAGCCCGGA ATGGATTGATTGGTACAGTGAATAGAAGAAAGGACTCGCCCTATCAACACATTGGCGATGGTGATTCTCAAAATGGCGAAACATTGACATATTCAATCCCATACCTTCCAGAG AACATCTGGCATCGTATACATTCCCTAATGCCAATGCGTGATGCTGCTCGTGCTGCTTGCCTTTCTCGCACCTTTCTACATTTCTGGACATACTATCCCAACCTCACCTTGGACTGGAAAACGCTTTGCTCCAAGGGACATGGAGGAAATTTGAGCTGCAAAATTGACAGCATAATTAGGAACCACTCCGGAATTGGCTTGAAGATATTGAAGCTTAATTTAAGTGATGATGACTGTACCTTTCCTCATATCAACAGTTGGCTCCAGTTTGCTGTTACACCAGGGATTGAGGAGCTCACCCTTAAGCTATATAAAAAGTACAACTTCCCATGCTCACTTTTATCTGATGGAGTTAGAAACTCAATTCAGTATCTTCAACTTGGCTCTTGTACCTTCCGTCCCATGGCTGAACTTGGCCCCTTGAGAACCCTAAGAAGTTTGCATCTGTGTTCTGTGCGTACTACTGGGGATGAATTAGGGTGCTTTATTTCCAACTCCCCTGCTTTGGAGCAGTTGACACTTTATGATTGCAAGGAGATAAATTTCCTAAAGATACCTTGCATGCTGCAGCGGCTCACCTGCCTGACTGTTGTTGGATGCTGGAGGCTTGAAGTGATAGACATCAAAGCTTCAAATCTCTCCAGTATTGACGTTAGTGGAGAAAATATTAAACTCTCACTCAGAGAAGCATTGTGCATGAAAGACTTGCGCATGCGCTGTCCCAAAGTCGTCTGTTATGCGCTTGCCGAGCtgccgtccattatgccaaatcttgagactCTTAGTTTAGGTTCAGATGATGAG GTGGTTAATACACCGATGCTGCCTACCAAATTCATCCACCTCAAGCACCTGAGTATTCAAATTACAGGAGAGACATTTTCGCCATCCTATGATTATTTTTATCTGGTTTCTTTCTTGGATGCATCTCCTTCCTTGGAGACTTTGTTCTTGGAT GTATCTCAGGAATATTTGGAGCATGAATCAGTTTTTGGAGGTCCCTCACATTTGAGGCAGATGCCTGAGAATCACCATGTCTGCCTGAAGCGTGTGGAGATCATAGGGTTCAACTCTGCAAAGAGCTTGGTTGAGCTAACATGCTGCATTGTCAAGAACGCAGTCTCACTTGAGTTCCTTATGTTGGACACCATTCGTGGTAGTCACATGCGTTGTGGAGAAAATAGTAATAAAAAGTGTTGGCCCATTAGTAAGTCTGTTCTCAAGGAAGCCTCTAGAACGGTCGTGGCTATAAGAAGGTTCATTGAGGATGAAGTCCCGCCTACAGCTAAGCTTAGTGTTCTGGAGCCTTGCACACGGTGTCATTCGAGTGGATGA